The proteins below are encoded in one region of Apium graveolens cultivar Ventura chromosome 4, ASM990537v1, whole genome shotgun sequence:
- the LOC141720847 gene encoding UPF0496 protein At1g20180-like isoform X3, translating into MFRKQSEDKKKLNVNEEYKEAFRTQSYADICTKIQGQMDIKNVDNTSAASPSSSRSSSSAIPLFLHLSDDLLEPRPQKLDDIIKGYDLHPLLIDYFKLTAESCHLCELLLHSIHQARANHGMIARVIKLGKRAREDHDQYCKAIISELASFALKKNPLSSLPSLQFRDNKDSRNILLHRLMMQCKKITRRIKMRNFLKKIVGCSIVVAYTALTIAILVLAFHAMVGIVATPALLASFLGSNTVNKRIRAIRNEKTEVLFKGNSAKRILAQLDVAAKGVFILINDFNTMSQLVKTLNDEIEHRKSIANMCVRNGKIELLKKVVKEFRVEEKCFLEQLEELEDHIYLCFLTINRSRRLVVEELMRGVAQSNCK; encoded by the exons ATGTTCAG AAAACAAAGTGAAGATAAGAAGAAGCTAAATGTAAATGAGGAGTACAAGGAAGCTTTCAGAACGCAATCTTATGCTGATATCTGCACTAAAATTCAGGGCCAGATGGATATAAAAAACGTAGACAACACATCAGCAGCATCTCCTTCTTCTTCACGTTCGTCGTCTTCTGCAATCCCTCTGTTCCTTCATCTCTCCGATGATCTACTAGAACCTCGACCTCAGAAATTAGATGACATAATCAAAGGCTATGATCTACACCCTCTTCTCATTGATTACTTTAAATTAACTGCGGAATCATGCCATTTGTGTGAGCTTCTACTCCACAGCATCCATCAAGCAAGGGCTAATCATGGTATGATCGCAAGAGTTATCAAGCTAGGCAAAAGGGCTCGAGAAGATCATGATCAATATTGCAAAGCTATTATTTCAGAGCTTGCTTCTTTTGCATTGAAGAAGAATCCTTTATCAAGCCTTCCCTCACTTCAGTTCAGAGATAACAAGGATAGCAGGAACATTTTGCTGCACAGACTTATGATGCAGTGTAAGAAAATCACAAGGAGGATAAAAATGAGAAACTTTCTCAAGAAAATAGTAGGGTGTTCGATTGTTGTTGCCTACACAGCACTAACAATTGCTATATTAGTTCTCGCTTTTCATGCCATGGTAGGAATTGTAGCTACTCCAGCATTGCTTGCATCTTTTTTAGGATCTAATACAGTGAACAAGAGGATTAGAGCAATTAGGAATGAGAAAACAGAGGTTTTGTTCAAGGGGAATTCGGCTAAAAGGATCCTGGCACAACTTGATGTTGCAGCAAAAGGGGTTTTCATATTGATAAATGATTTTAACACGATGAGCCAGCTTGTGAAGACACTAAATGATGAGATTGAACACAGAAAATCCATTGCCAACATGTGTGTTAGAAATGGTAAGATTGAGTTGCTTAAGAAGGTTGTAAAGGAGTTTCGTGTTGAAGAAAAATGCTTCTTGGAGCAGCTAGAAGAGCTTGAAGATCATATCTACCTGTGCTTTCTCACCATTAATAGATCAAGAAGATTAGTGGTAGAAGAGCTGATGCGTGGTGTTGCACAATCAAATTGTAAATAA
- the LOC141720847 gene encoding UPF0496 protein At1g20180-like isoform X1: protein MQPAVNCFYTWISVYKPFAPQLMITPSIKLILHFLKSSFISMGIWFKLMKHSFICSGMCRKQSEDKKKLNVNEEYKEAFRTQSYADICTKIQGQMDIKNVDNTSAASPSSSRSSSSAIPLFLHLSDDLLEPRPQKLDDIIKGYDLHPLLIDYFKLTAESCHLCELLLHSIHQARANHGMIARVIKLGKRAREDHDQYCKAIISELASFALKKNPLSSLPSLQFRDNKDSRNILLHRLMMQCKKITRRIKMRNFLKKIVGCSIVVAYTALTIAILVLAFHAMVGIVATPALLASFLGSNTVNKRIRAIRNEKTEVLFKGNSAKRILAQLDVAAKGVFILINDFNTMSQLVKTLNDEIEHRKSIANMCVRNGKIELLKKVVKEFRVEEKCFLEQLEELEDHIYLCFLTINRSRRLVVEELMRGVAQSNCK, encoded by the exons ATGCAGCCAGCTGTAAATTGCTTCTATACGTGGATCTCTGTATATAAACCCTTTGCACCTCAGCTTATGATTACTCCTTCAATCAAACTTATTCTTCATTTCCTCAAGTCAAGTTTCATAAGCATGGGGATTTGGTTCAAGTTAATGAAGCATTCTTTTATATGTTCAG GTATGTGTAGAAAACAAAGTGAAGATAAGAAGAAGCTAAATGTAAATGAGGAGTACAAGGAAGCTTTCAGAACGCAATCTTATGCTGATATCTGCACTAAAATTCAGGGCCAGATGGATATAAAAAACGTAGACAACACATCAGCAGCATCTCCTTCTTCTTCACGTTCGTCGTCTTCTGCAATCCCTCTGTTCCTTCATCTCTCCGATGATCTACTAGAACCTCGACCTCAGAAATTAGATGACATAATCAAAGGCTATGATCTACACCCTCTTCTCATTGATTACTTTAAATTAACTGCGGAATCATGCCATTTGTGTGAGCTTCTACTCCACAGCATCCATCAAGCAAGGGCTAATCATGGTATGATCGCAAGAGTTATCAAGCTAGGCAAAAGGGCTCGAGAAGATCATGATCAATATTGCAAAGCTATTATTTCAGAGCTTGCTTCTTTTGCATTGAAGAAGAATCCTTTATCAAGCCTTCCCTCACTTCAGTTCAGAGATAACAAGGATAGCAGGAACATTTTGCTGCACAGACTTATGATGCAGTGTAAGAAAATCACAAGGAGGATAAAAATGAGAAACTTTCTCAAGAAAATAGTAGGGTGTTCGATTGTTGTTGCCTACACAGCACTAACAATTGCTATATTAGTTCTCGCTTTTCATGCCATGGTAGGAATTGTAGCTACTCCAGCATTGCTTGCATCTTTTTTAGGATCTAATACAGTGAACAAGAGGATTAGAGCAATTAGGAATGAGAAAACAGAGGTTTTGTTCAAGGGGAATTCGGCTAAAAGGATCCTGGCACAACTTGATGTTGCAGCAAAAGGGGTTTTCATATTGATAAATGATTTTAACACGATGAGCCAGCTTGTGAAGACACTAAATGATGAGATTGAACACAGAAAATCCATTGCCAACATGTGTGTTAGAAATGGTAAGATTGAGTTGCTTAAGAAGGTTGTAAAGGAGTTTCGTGTTGAAGAAAAATGCTTCTTGGAGCAGCTAGAAGAGCTTGAAGATCATATCTACCTGTGCTTTCTCACCATTAATAGATCAAGAAGATTAGTGGTAGAAGAGCTGATGCGTGGTGTTGCACAATCAAATTGTAAATAA
- the LOC141720847 gene encoding UPF0496 protein At1g20180-like isoform X2, with protein MCRKQSEDKKKLNVNEEYKEAFRTQSYADICTKIQGQMDIKNVDNTSAASPSSSRSSSSAIPLFLHLSDDLLEPRPQKLDDIIKGYDLHPLLIDYFKLTAESCHLCELLLHSIHQARANHGMIARVIKLGKRAREDHDQYCKAIISELASFALKKNPLSSLPSLQFRDNKDSRNILLHRLMMQCKKITRRIKMRNFLKKIVGCSIVVAYTALTIAILVLAFHAMVGIVATPALLASFLGSNTVNKRIRAIRNEKTEVLFKGNSAKRILAQLDVAAKGVFILINDFNTMSQLVKTLNDEIEHRKSIANMCVRNGKIELLKKVVKEFRVEEKCFLEQLEELEDHIYLCFLTINRSRRLVVEELMRGVAQSNCK; from the coding sequence ATGTGTAGAAAACAAAGTGAAGATAAGAAGAAGCTAAATGTAAATGAGGAGTACAAGGAAGCTTTCAGAACGCAATCTTATGCTGATATCTGCACTAAAATTCAGGGCCAGATGGATATAAAAAACGTAGACAACACATCAGCAGCATCTCCTTCTTCTTCACGTTCGTCGTCTTCTGCAATCCCTCTGTTCCTTCATCTCTCCGATGATCTACTAGAACCTCGACCTCAGAAATTAGATGACATAATCAAAGGCTATGATCTACACCCTCTTCTCATTGATTACTTTAAATTAACTGCGGAATCATGCCATTTGTGTGAGCTTCTACTCCACAGCATCCATCAAGCAAGGGCTAATCATGGTATGATCGCAAGAGTTATCAAGCTAGGCAAAAGGGCTCGAGAAGATCATGATCAATATTGCAAAGCTATTATTTCAGAGCTTGCTTCTTTTGCATTGAAGAAGAATCCTTTATCAAGCCTTCCCTCACTTCAGTTCAGAGATAACAAGGATAGCAGGAACATTTTGCTGCACAGACTTATGATGCAGTGTAAGAAAATCACAAGGAGGATAAAAATGAGAAACTTTCTCAAGAAAATAGTAGGGTGTTCGATTGTTGTTGCCTACACAGCACTAACAATTGCTATATTAGTTCTCGCTTTTCATGCCATGGTAGGAATTGTAGCTACTCCAGCATTGCTTGCATCTTTTTTAGGATCTAATACAGTGAACAAGAGGATTAGAGCAATTAGGAATGAGAAAACAGAGGTTTTGTTCAAGGGGAATTCGGCTAAAAGGATCCTGGCACAACTTGATGTTGCAGCAAAAGGGGTTTTCATATTGATAAATGATTTTAACACGATGAGCCAGCTTGTGAAGACACTAAATGATGAGATTGAACACAGAAAATCCATTGCCAACATGTGTGTTAGAAATGGTAAGATTGAGTTGCTTAAGAAGGTTGTAAAGGAGTTTCGTGTTGAAGAAAAATGCTTCTTGGAGCAGCTAGAAGAGCTTGAAGATCATATCTACCTGTGCTTTCTCACCATTAATAGATCAAGAAGATTAGTGGTAGAAGAGCTGATGCGTGGTGTTGCACAATCAAATTGTAAATAA